In one Bombyx mori chromosome 4, ASM3026992v2 genomic region, the following are encoded:
- the LOC110385711 gene encoding putative uncharacterized protein DDB_G0279653: protein MESFSLVILLVVLINTTTALLEPRKVLHIPEKIIGGVIDMVQSHKNKPTQAYQTQSQTQVQGNQQYTAWAPPANQAYQSQSQSQFQGQNQYNNYANYPAVPTGTYPATVSPTIPNQGSYGGSQTQGQFQNFAQQSGNQFQAQNQNYHGQAQNQFQGQQNNFQNQNQVQLQGQNQYGVNQPNYVQGQGQFQNQAQYVGNNQNQLQVQTGQYGHNTGQNYQTSQFNGQSYQPGQFSGQNTQFIGSGSGLGSAQVPFQGLSNVIGQNEGLQTPGSQQPVGSGPTCVCQAWTKHPLNGLDGAGKSEDVTEKSEVKTDS from the exons ATGGAGTCCTTCTCGCTT GTCATACTTTTAGTCGTACTAATCAACACAACGACAGCGCTGTTGGAACCACGAAAGGTTCTCCACATTCCGGAAAAAATAATCGGTGGGGTCATTGACATGGTCCAAAGCCACAAAAACAAGCCAACGCAAGCCTATCAAACTCAATCGCAAACGCAAGTGCAAGGAAATCAGCAGTACACAGCATGGGCTCCACCCGCCAACCAAGCCTACCAGAGTCAGTCGCAATCGCAGTTCCAAGGCCAAAATCAGTATAACAATTATGCTAATTATCCTGCTGTGCCCACTGGAACGTACCCAGCTACAGTTAGTCCAACAATTCCAAACCAGGGCAGCTATGGTGGGTCTCAAACCCAAGGACAGTTTCAAAACTTCGCCCAACAATCAGGGAATCAATTCCAAGCGCAGAACCAAAATTACCACGGTCAGGCTCAAAATCAGTTTCAAGGGCAACAGAACAATTTCCAGAACCAAAATCAGGTCCAGTTGCAAGGCCAGAACCAGTATGGAGTGAACCAACCTAACTATGTCCAAGGGCAGGGCCAATTTCAGAATCAAGCCCAATATGTTGGTAATAATCAAAATCAATTACAAGTGCAAACTGGGCAGTATGGACACAATACTGGGCAAAACTACCAAACTAGCCAATTTAACGGACAGAGCTATCAACCTGGCCAATTTTCCGGCCAAAACACACAATTCATTGGTTCGGGGTCTGGACTAGGATCTGCCCAAGTGCCTTTTCAAGGTTTATCTAATGTTATTGGGCAAAATGAAGGGTTACAAACCCCTGGCAGCCAGCAGCCTGTTGGAAGTGGTCCAACTTGCGTTTGTCAAGCGTGGACTAAGCATCCTTTGAATGGTCTTGATGGCGCGGGAAAATCAGAAGACGTTACTGAAAAAAGTGAAGTTAAAACTGACTCCTGA